The proteins below come from a single Prochlorococcus marinus CUG1415 genomic window:
- a CDS encoding type IV pilus twitching motility protein PilT, translating into MSIAREIVSFAIKAGSSDIHLEENSPIAVRVNSDIKISPQELKSEDMNSLLLELLGEDKLKEFNQSGDLDTSIGLEGLSRLRINAYVANEKRCLTLRLLPNDLPKWQDLGLPDSFINLSKLHRGLVLCTGPTGSGKSTTLAAFINCMLETQCRHVLTIEDPIEFIFNHSENSIIHQREVKRDTNSFSTALRAALREDPDVIYIGEMRDLETIQLAITAAETGHLVLGTLHTSSAAKTVERIVDVFPADQQEQARLQVSTSLAGIMSQTLCKNTKGKRSLAYELMVNTPAIGNLIREKKVSQIYSQLQTGSQEGMNTLEQCLNKLYEDGLITKEEALGKASNKKAIND; encoded by the coding sequence ATGTCTATTGCAAGAGAAATAGTTAGTTTTGCTATTAAAGCTGGTTCCTCAGATATTCATTTAGAGGAAAATTCCCCCATAGCAGTTCGAGTTAATTCTGATATTAAAATAAGTCCTCAAGAGCTAAAATCTGAAGATATGAACAGCTTACTTTTGGAATTATTGGGTGAAGATAAATTAAAAGAATTTAATCAATCTGGAGATCTGGATACATCTATTGGTCTTGAGGGTTTATCTAGATTAAGAATTAATGCTTATGTTGCCAATGAAAAAAGATGTTTAACTCTAAGACTTCTACCAAATGATCTTCCAAAGTGGCAAGATTTAGGCCTCCCAGATTCTTTCATTAATTTATCTAAGCTTCATAGAGGATTAGTCTTATGCACAGGACCAACGGGTTCTGGGAAGTCAACAACCTTAGCAGCATTTATTAATTGCATGCTTGAAACTCAATGCAGACATGTCTTAACTATTGAAGATCCTATTGAATTTATTTTCAATCATTCTGAAAATTCCATTATTCATCAAAGGGAGGTTAAAAGAGATACAAATTCTTTTTCTACTGCTTTGAGAGCAGCCTTAAGAGAAGATCCAGATGTTATTTATATTGGAGAAATGAGAGATCTGGAGACAATTCAACTTGCTATAACTGCTGCTGAAACTGGACATTTAGTTCTAGGAACTCTCCATACTTCATCCGCAGCTAAAACTGTTGAAAGAATTGTTGATGTATTCCCTGCTGACCAGCAAGAACAAGCAAGACTTCAAGTATCCACATCATTAGCAGGAATAATGTCTCAAACATTATGTAAAAATACAAAAGGCAAAAGATCATTAGCATATGAACTAATGGTAAATACCCCAGCCATTGGAAATTTAATAAGAGAAAAAAAAGTAAGTCAGATATATTCACAACTTCAAACAGGAAGCCAAGAAGGGATGAATACCTTAGAGCAATGCCTTAATAAATTATATGAAGATGGATTAATAACTAAGGAAGAAGCCTTAGGGAAAGCCTCCAATAAAAAGGCTATAAATGACTAA
- a CDS encoding GspE/PulE family protein, with the protein MDNKVTANSVRKLVDKYFSLQWCRDNLVVPLYVETSLPMEKGIIKIAIANYSYLGTIAEPIKARLSQSGQKCEFVERSQEEIQEILDLASEERFISGDSIELSQFDEDAVLEAIKATSDIDEDKFDFEFDDDGEGPVEEEDLDLATEMLESKIQNAAGAILINSKKDNVSDIHIEPKEDKYKIRVRKDGVMQNFMTMPRKAGAQLVACLKNMANMDIAEKRASQDGKILRKFEGNRMEFRCSTVRIKDGEKMVLRILNSDASVLNLDTLIHIEKVRTDFRKIMNTTNGIIIVSGPTGSGKSTTLAAALREKDNGEVNIVTAEDPVEYNLGGDISQVQVNKAKGENFAKLLRTFLRQDPDIILIGETRDPETAESSLDAAETGHLVFTTLHANSSCTSLTRLLDMEVPKYKLNSSVRGVLAQRLLRKVCTGCSVKRPIHENEAREYNINVNTPVMYANKLTAEEKASRKKEGTLCSKCNGTGYKGRIGTYELLILDRKIQKALTDGKTTREVENLAVNENSMLTLTQYGIELVKEHLTTISEVKRVCTSD; encoded by the coding sequence TTGGACAACAAGGTTACAGCTAATAGTGTAAGGAAATTAGTAGATAAATATTTTTCTCTCCAGTGGTGTAGAGATAATCTTGTTGTGCCTTTGTATGTAGAAACATCTCTACCTATGGAAAAAGGAATAATTAAAATTGCTATCGCTAATTATTCTTATCTTGGAACCATTGCAGAACCAATAAAAGCGAGATTAAGTCAGTCGGGTCAAAAATGCGAATTTGTTGAAAGATCACAAGAAGAGATACAGGAAATTTTAGACCTTGCTTCGGAAGAAAGATTTATTAGCGGAGATAGTATAGAGCTATCTCAATTTGATGAAGATGCAGTATTAGAGGCTATAAAAGCCACTTCAGATATTGATGAAGACAAGTTTGACTTCGAATTTGATGATGATGGAGAGGGTCCCGTTGAAGAAGAAGATCTTGATTTAGCAACTGAGATGTTAGAGAGTAAAATTCAAAATGCGGCGGGAGCAATACTTATAAACTCAAAAAAAGACAATGTTTCAGATATACATATTGAGCCAAAAGAAGATAAATATAAAATTAGGGTTAGAAAAGATGGTGTAATGCAGAATTTCATGACTATGCCTAGAAAAGCTGGGGCGCAACTTGTAGCTTGTTTAAAAAATATGGCGAATATGGATATTGCGGAAAAAAGAGCAAGTCAAGATGGGAAAATCTTAAGAAAATTTGAAGGCAATCGAATGGAATTTCGTTGTTCTACAGTACGAATAAAAGATGGTGAAAAAATGGTTTTAAGAATATTAAATAGTGATGCCTCAGTATTAAATTTAGACACATTAATACATATTGAAAAAGTCAGAACTGATTTTAGAAAAATAATGAATACCACAAATGGGATCATAATAGTATCCGGGCCCACTGGGTCTGGGAAGTCAACCACACTAGCTGCTGCGCTTAGAGAAAAAGATAACGGAGAGGTTAACATCGTTACAGCTGAAGATCCCGTTGAATATAATCTCGGAGGCGATATAAGCCAAGTCCAAGTAAATAAAGCTAAAGGTGAAAATTTTGCTAAATTATTAAGAACCTTTTTAAGACAAGATCCGGATATTATTCTAATTGGAGAGACTCGAGATCCAGAAACAGCAGAATCATCTCTTGATGCTGCTGAGACTGGGCATCTAGTATTTACCACCTTACATGCGAACTCATCATGTACATCTTTAACAAGGCTTCTAGATATGGAGGTTCCAAAATATAAATTAAATTCGAGTGTTAGAGGAGTTTTAGCCCAAAGGTTATTACGAAAAGTCTGTACAGGATGTTCTGTAAAAAGACCAATACATGAAAATGAAGCAAGAGAATACAACATAAATGTAAATACACCAGTTATGTATGCAAACAAATTAACTGCTGAAGAAAAAGCATCAAGAAAAAAAGAAGGAACTCTTTGTTCTAAATGTAATGGAACGGGTTATAAAGGAAGAATAGGTACTTATGAACTTTTAATTCTCGATCGAAAAATACAAAAAGCCTTAACTGATGGAAAAACTACAAGAGAAGTTGAAAATTTAGCTGTCAATGAAAATTCAATGTTAACTTTAACTCAATATGGGATAGAGTTAGTTAAGGAACATTTAACGACCATTTCGGAAGTTAAAAGAGTTTGTACCTCAGATTAA
- a CDS encoding transglutaminaseTgpA domain-containing protein, whose translation MKKFKRIILIVYLIIFLNLLLSKNLLIINTIFIATNLYFATFPKLSQKSINTIALFELLLWGINAYIAVINNFDIWFTALNNLLWLLTSIKLIEVKNNINVKNIIILLLLSIGTTALFNISFASNTINLFCFFLVLYSLLSLNKYQSENFIKQLFLLLLLLPITLISIFAIPTPKPWLKFNTTTLAKTGLSNELRPGDISSLAQTEDLVGRIFFKNQLPRSENRYWRVFVLDKFENNTWVMNTKKYDDKYFQTYKFPGISKDKEILDYEKWILEPNYIKQRPWSGNGNLITKKLQITDKGTLLSEEILKRREEYQVIPSNNSWRKNAPKKISFDAISSNNKKLYNLSRKWLEESSNPYEIVEKAKEWFLKANLTYSINPGLMNKNAPYDDFLFKKKIGFCEHFAGSFALLMNYANIPSRVVIGYQGGEIFRNHENQQYILIDNSYAHAWNEIWIEDKGWIRIDPTAWVSPERIENSLLEFKTEKSNFNKFSRNINLNLLNNLSRIEISFNNLFDKINIQLNKISFSENKIINNLISLFLIALFILLTVILLLLSNISFANKNLIRINLDRYFDILGSYGIKKKKGETLKNLSLRIGKFYPKISRHANNLYLTYNNYKFSNREFSKNEYIRIFYKILLCEIKILSYIGYKNFKSVYFNFLNYKN comes from the coding sequence ATGAAGAAATTCAAGAGAATCATATTAATCGTTTACTTAATTATTTTTCTTAATTTATTACTATCAAAAAATTTATTAATAATTAATACTATCTTCATAGCGACTAATTTATATTTTGCAACTTTCCCAAAACTAAGTCAAAAGAGTATAAATACAATTGCCTTATTTGAACTATTACTTTGGGGAATTAATGCTTATATTGCTGTTATAAATAATTTTGATATTTGGTTCACAGCTCTTAATAATCTTTTGTGGTTACTTACATCAATAAAATTAATAGAAGTTAAAAACAATATAAATGTTAAAAATATAATTATATTATTGTTATTAAGTATTGGCACAACAGCATTATTCAATATTTCTTTTGCAAGTAATACAATAAATCTATTTTGTTTCTTTTTAGTTTTATATAGTTTATTAAGTCTAAATAAATACCAAAGTGAGAATTTTATAAAACAATTATTTCTTTTACTTTTATTATTACCAATTACATTAATTTCTATATTTGCTATTCCTACTCCTAAGCCTTGGTTAAAGTTTAATACAACAACATTAGCCAAAACGGGGCTAAGTAATGAGTTAAGACCAGGAGATATAAGTTCACTTGCTCAAACTGAAGATTTAGTTGGAAGAATTTTCTTTAAAAATCAACTTCCAAGATCAGAGAATCGATACTGGAGAGTATTTGTTTTAGACAAATTTGAGAATAATACTTGGGTAATGAATACAAAAAAATACGATGATAAATATTTTCAAACCTATAAATTCCCAGGGATTTCTAAAGATAAAGAGATATTAGATTATGAGAAATGGATTTTAGAGCCAAATTATATTAAACAAAGGCCTTGGAGTGGGAATGGTAATTTGATTACCAAAAAACTCCAAATAACAGATAAAGGGACACTATTAAGTGAAGAGATACTAAAAAGAAGAGAAGAATATCAAGTAATACCTTCAAATAATTCATGGAGAAAAAATGCACCTAAAAAAATAAGTTTTGATGCAATAAGTTCTAACAACAAAAAGCTCTATAACTTATCTAGAAAGTGGTTAGAAGAATCATCCAATCCATATGAAATAGTCGAGAAGGCTAAAGAATGGTTTTTAAAAGCTAATTTAACTTACTCAATAAATCCAGGATTAATGAATAAAAATGCGCCGTATGATGACTTTCTTTTTAAGAAGAAGATAGGTTTCTGTGAGCATTTTGCTGGAAGTTTTGCTTTGTTAATGAATTATGCCAACATACCTTCAAGAGTCGTAATTGGTTATCAAGGCGGTGAAATATTTAGGAATCATGAAAATCAACAATATATTTTGATTGACAATTCATATGCTCATGCTTGGAATGAGATTTGGATAGAAGATAAGGGTTGGATAAGAATCGATCCAACTGCATGGGTTTCTCCAGAAAGAATAGAAAATTCTCTATTAGAATTCAAAACCGAAAAGTCTAACTTCAACAAGTTTTCAAGAAATATAAATCTGAATTTATTAAATAATCTATCCAGAATCGAAATTAGTTTTAATAATTTATTTGATAAAATAAACATACAGTTAAATAAAATATCATTTTCAGAAAACAAAATAATTAATAATTTAATAAGTCTATTTTTAATAGCATTATTCATTTTATTAACAGTAATTTTATTGTTACTTAGTAATATATCTTTTGCTAATAAGAATTTGATTAGGATAAATTTAGACCGGTACTTTGACATACTTGGCTCATATGGAATTAAAAAGAAAAAAGGAGAAACATTAAAGAACTTATCTTTACGAATTGGCAAGTTTTACCCAAAAATATCTAGACATGCCAATAATTTATACTTAACATATAATAATTACAAATTTAGCAATAGAGAATTTTCAAAAAACGAATATATTAGAATATTCTACAAAATTTTATTGTGCGAAATTAAAATTTTATCTTACATTGGATACAAGAATTTTAAATCAGTATATTTTAACTTTCTTAATTATAAAAATTAA
- a CDS encoding prepilin-type N-terminal cleavage/methylation domain-containing protein, with amino-acid sequence MTILENFLKSKKVQKTLSAKPGEEGFSLVELVVVIAVLAILSAVAVPAFVGVQANARASAAKNGLANILKECIVRDADNKSTTFADAQSGKGNYSGYTLSKWTKGTLALTDSCYAAQAEADKTKTEADFFIEMNTATGEVFKTCTYSTDVTDAPGCTKTKNSAGKFEYSW; translated from the coding sequence ATGACAATTCTAGAAAACTTTTTAAAGAGTAAAAAAGTACAAAAAACATTATCAGCTAAGCCAGGTGAAGAAGGTTTCTCTCTAGTTGAACTTGTTGTTGTTATCGCTGTTTTAGCTATTTTGTCTGCTGTTGCAGTTCCTGCTTTTGTTGGAGTTCAGGCCAACGCTAGAGCTTCTGCCGCCAAAAATGGTTTAGCAAATATCTTAAAAGAATGCATTGTTAGAGATGCTGACAATAAGAGTACAACATTTGCGGATGCACAATCAGGTAAAGGTAATTACTCTGGATATACATTATCTAAGTGGACCAAAGGAACACTAGCATTGACAGACAGTTGTTACGCCGCTCAGGCCGAAGCTGATAAAACTAAAACAGAGGCAGATTTCTTTATTGAAATGAATACTGCTACCGGTGAGGTTTTTAAAACATGCACGTACTCCACAGATGTAACTGATGCTCCTGGTTGCACAAAAACCAAAAATTCTGCGGGTAAATTTGAATATTCTTGGTAA
- a CDS encoding type IV pilin protein: MIQYKLKKVYSYNSGFTLVELVVVIGALASLATFAIPGVLNTIKLSKAEEAKALMNAYASDCLGKYRISTDPVKFVNESVPDDIDSDKLETLGYKIDGNKSKCSHLAIKPLKDNDKFLYAFDFRISSEGKVLKTATPSDNPRSLNSCKGWAGKNCGLSEEQKAEFARLAAIAKAKSTCLSKYQDWLSKSSSGEYVSWDKKKETCTSKVWAFEGTPVSSAAAVEAALKAKYGQACAEWRANKRNNKNYISPNGNSETKNPECGGVPYWFHSGNEFTSKADWTEYDTKVKKQACESDRQNALSNKKKGKYVYGPTPGPSPCGQAVWLCNGEELTTLEAYKTTTCGAVPPPPPILPIPDPPKEVPGLRPGDPPVKCPGVKPRLCRSPKYKRLLPECKCWR; encoded by the coding sequence TTGATCCAATATAAACTTAAAAAAGTATATAGCTATAACAGCGGTTTTACATTAGTTGAATTAGTAGTAGTTATTGGGGCTCTGGCTTCACTCGCAACATTTGCAATACCAGGGGTATTAAATACTATCAAATTATCTAAGGCAGAAGAGGCAAAAGCTCTTATGAATGCATATGCATCTGATTGCCTGGGTAAATATAGAATTTCAACAGATCCAGTGAAGTTCGTAAATGAATCAGTCCCAGACGATATAGATAGTGACAAGTTAGAAACTCTAGGTTACAAAATTGATGGGAATAAGAGTAAATGTAGCCATTTAGCTATTAAACCTTTAAAAGATAATGACAAATTTTTATATGCATTTGACTTCAGAATTTCTAGTGAAGGAAAAGTTTTAAAAACAGCAACTCCATCGGACAATCCTCGTTCACTAAATTCTTGTAAAGGATGGGCTGGCAAAAATTGCGGTTTATCTGAAGAACAAAAAGCGGAGTTCGCAAGACTGGCTGCAATAGCCAAAGCGAAATCAACATGTCTCTCTAAGTACCAAGATTGGCTTTCCAAGTCCAGTAGTGGAGAATATGTAAGCTGGGATAAGAAAAAAGAAACTTGTACAAGCAAAGTTTGGGCTTTCGAAGGCACGCCTGTTAGTAGTGCTGCTGCAGTGGAGGCTGCTTTAAAAGCAAAATATGGTCAGGCTTGTGCTGAATGGAGAGCAAATAAAAGAAATAATAAAAACTATATAAGTCCCAATGGCAATTCAGAAACAAAAAATCCTGAATGTGGAGGAGTACCTTATTGGTTCCATTCTGGAAATGAATTTACAAGTAAAGCGGATTGGACCGAATATGACACCAAAGTCAAAAAACAAGCATGCGAAAGCGACCGGCAAAATGCCTTATCTAATAAAAAGAAAGGTAAGTATGTTTATGGTCCCACACCAGGACCATCTCCATGTGGACAAGCTGTTTGGCTCTGCAATGGTGAGGAACTTACAACTTTAGAAGCATACAAAACGACCACATGTGGAGCAGTTCCTCCTCCTCCTCCTATTCTTCCCATACCAGATCCTCCCAAAGAGGTCCCCGGATTGAGACCAGGAGACCCTCCAGTTAAATGTCCAGGTGTTAAACCAAGATTATGTAGGAGTCCAAAGTACAAAAGATTACTGCCTGAATGTAAGTGTTGGAGATAA
- a CDS encoding type II secretion system F family protein, with translation MAEYGAPTADSQSSKRTPPVTVFGITLGESSYLDYEPNTKLKVPQADLLVFFRQMSVMLTSGVPLAQGLELLAENMTNKKFGACIFDISKKLAGGEELSSCLNSYSRIFTPITVGLIEAGEAGGILSEVLERLALLLEARSKIKGQITGALIYPVAVLVLAVTISLALLIFIVPTFDEMFKSMGAELPALTGFMLTLSKIVTSLGFAIGGPISIFTILYLYNTTYKTQSGREFFDGLFLKIPLFGDLLLKSELVSISDTLSTLINSGVPLVEGIQRCINASNNEIIKIALRKSITLVTQGQELSYSLISSKVIPRLLVSMIKIGEETGALSFMLENLSKFYKREVEEAVTVLTKAMEPTVIFVVAAIVGTIVIALYLPMFDLINQMG, from the coding sequence ATGGCTGAATACGGCGCTCCAACGGCTGATAGTCAATCATCAAAAAGAACTCCCCCAGTTACCGTCTTTGGAATAACTTTAGGAGAGTCGTCTTATTTGGACTACGAGCCAAATACAAAATTAAAGGTCCCTCAAGCAGATCTTTTAGTATTTTTCAGACAAATGTCAGTAATGCTTACAAGTGGTGTCCCTTTAGCTCAAGGGCTTGAATTGTTAGCTGAGAACATGACAAACAAAAAATTTGGGGCTTGTATCTTTGACATATCTAAGAAATTGGCAGGTGGGGAGGAATTATCTTCATGTCTTAATTCATACTCCAGAATATTTACTCCCATAACCGTAGGTTTAATAGAAGCAGGTGAAGCAGGAGGTATATTATCTGAAGTACTAGAAAGATTAGCTTTACTACTAGAAGCTAGAAGCAAGATCAAAGGTCAAATAACAGGCGCCTTAATTTATCCTGTTGCAGTATTAGTGTTAGCAGTAACTATTAGTCTTGCTCTTTTGATTTTTATAGTTCCAACTTTTGATGAAATGTTTAAAAGCATGGGTGCAGAATTACCAGCACTTACTGGTTTTATGCTTACACTTTCTAAGATTGTTACATCTTTAGGTTTTGCAATAGGTGGTCCTATTTCTATATTTACAATTTTATATCTTTATAATACAACTTATAAAACCCAATCAGGCCGAGAGTTCTTTGATGGACTATTTTTAAAGATTCCTCTTTTTGGAGATTTATTATTAAAATCAGAGCTTGTTTCCATATCTGACACTTTAAGTACACTTATCAACTCAGGTGTTCCTCTTGTAGAAGGGATACAAAGATGTATAAATGCCTCTAATAATGAAATAATTAAAATAGCACTAAGAAAATCAATTACATTAGTTACTCAAGGACAAGAACTTAGTTACTCATTAATTTCATCAAAGGTTATTCCAAGACTATTAGTCTCAATGATTAAAATTGGAGAAGAAACGGGTGCCTTATCATTTATGCTCGAAAATCTTTCAAAATTTTATAAAAGAGAAGTTGAAGAAGCAGTAACAGTTTTAACTAAGGCAATGGAGCCAACAGTCATATTTGTTGTGGCTGCAATAGTCGGTACAATTGTAATCGCTCTTTATTTACCAATGTTTGATCTTATAAATCAAATGGGTTAA
- a CDS encoding PilN domain-containing protein produces MNKLNFKQNDLLRERRKEQYLLEPYFIDNRKFIKKGIYIGINIISIALISGFAFILRSQILENKKLQIKNYSDEYDSLQIKLNTESKELKNVARFNTNLKNSIVNISSSSALLKEISLLIPKKIYLSVLSTQGNNLTLKSIQSGQEYLSYINGFLISLNSSEFINFNQIDLADIKSDETNSGTYVATINTKITNEYKDINQKYLKKLGSFGLSNRIELLINIENIK; encoded by the coding sequence ATGAACAAATTAAACTTTAAACAAAACGACTTACTTCGAGAAAGGAGGAAGGAACAATATTTATTAGAGCCTTATTTTATAGATAATAGAAAGTTTATTAAAAAAGGAATTTATATTGGGATTAATATTATTTCAATAGCTTTAATTTCTGGATTCGCATTTATCTTAAGGTCCCAGATATTAGAAAATAAGAAATTGCAAATTAAAAACTATTCCGATGAATATGATTCTTTGCAAATTAAATTAAATACAGAATCTAAAGAACTTAAAAATGTTGCAAGGTTTAATACTAATCTTAAAAATTCAATCGTTAATATTAGTTCAAGTTCAGCTCTTCTAAAAGAAATTTCTTTACTAATACCTAAAAAAATTTATTTATCTGTTTTAAGTACTCAAGGTAATAATTTGACTTTGAAAAGTATACAAAGTGGTCAGGAATATTTAAGTTATATAAATGGATTTTTGATAAGTCTTAATAGTTCAGAATTTATTAATTTTAATCAAATTGATTTAGCAGATATTAAATCTGATGAAACAAATAGTGGTACTTATGTTGCAACTATAAATACTAAAATTACTAATGAATATAAAGATATTAATCAAAAGTATTTAAAAAAATTAGGTTCTTTTGGACTTTCTAACAGAATTGAACTTTTAATAAATATAGAAAATATAAAATGA
- a CDS encoding porin, with protein sequence MCEDILMKLFHKLLVAPATLGLLAPFSAVANEINLNQVTQYGIDQEELFEQDFDSNTFSRELAQTDSVLTNDSISGSNFEAGSFSETTIASFSADFLIGATEGDANTQGDPEAVVANYSFEIGLNTTFTGDDDLFVNIGSGNTIAVSPLTTALDFGNANADALRVKDVHYTRPFGDKLTVAVGDSLDISDQFTGACVYSGFTDVISDCGTGNSAGAGGDVTISTSYDIGNGFTLGAGMSGQEGSTTDGIFTKESNDIFGFQLAYAADSYGAALSYASADTPNVDTIYWGVNGYYSFDNAFLDSVSVGYEVGNPSAGNDAKAYFVGLTTAEVGPGAISLGLGTNNDIGSTPLIVDDAETTMLYEVSYSWNLNDATTATVGGFLQERDNANGEDLTGIALKTSFAF encoded by the coding sequence ATGTGTGAGGACATTTTAATGAAACTTTTCCACAAATTATTAGTGGCCCCTGCAACATTAGGTCTATTAGCACCTTTTTCTGCTGTTGCTAATGAAATCAATTTAAACCAAGTTACTCAATACGGTATTGACCAAGAAGAATTATTTGAACAAGATTTTGATTCAAATACTTTCTCTAGAGAACTTGCCCAGACAGACTCTGTATTAACTAACGACTCAATATCTGGCTCAAATTTTGAAGCTGGTAGCTTCTCTGAGACAACAATTGCTTCTTTCTCTGCAGATTTTCTTATTGGAGCAACAGAAGGAGATGCAAATACTCAGGGTGATCCAGAAGCGGTTGTAGCAAACTATTCATTTGAAATCGGTCTCAATACTACCTTTACAGGAGATGATGATCTTTTTGTAAACATTGGATCTGGAAACACAATTGCTGTTAGCCCATTAACAACAGCTCTTGACTTCGGTAATGCAAACGCTGATGCATTAAGAGTTAAGGATGTTCACTATACAAGACCTTTTGGAGATAAATTGACTGTTGCTGTCGGCGATAGTTTGGATATTAGTGATCAATTCACTGGAGCTTGTGTTTACTCTGGTTTCACAGACGTAATTTCTGACTGTGGTACAGGTAATTCTGCTGGTGCAGGTGGTGATGTAACTATCTCTACTTCTTACGACATTGGTAATGGATTCACTTTAGGTGCTGGAATGTCAGGTCAAGAAGGAAGTACAACTGACGGTATTTTCACCAAAGAATCAAATGATATATTTGGCTTTCAGCTAGCATATGCAGCAGATAGTTATGGAGCAGCACTTTCATACGCAAGCGCTGATACACCAAATGTAGATACAATTTATTGGGGTGTTAATGGTTATTACTCATTTGATAATGCTTTCTTAGATTCAGTAAGTGTTGGTTATGAAGTAGGAAATCCATCCGCTGGTAATGATGCAAAAGCTTACTTTGTTGGCTTAACTACAGCAGAAGTTGGTCCAGGAGCTATTTCACTTGGATTAGGAACTAATAACGACATCGGATCTACCCCTTTGATTGTTGATGATGCTGAGACTACTATGCTATATGAAGTTTCATATTCTTGGAATCTTAATGATGCAACAACAGCAACAGTAGGTGGATTTCTTCAGGAGAGAGACAATGCTAATGGTGAAGACTTAACTGGTAT
- a CDS encoding prepilin peptidase codes for MLLTINIFQSFLIGICIGSFLNVVIYRLPVGLSIIKPRSFCPKCKNKIPWSSNIPLLSFLFQKGKCSFCNSKISFQYPLIEIITGVLFIIFSFSSSYFYSFTLFVPFENLFNWTFLSILIVISFIDIEHFWIPQSLINFGYVTGLINLLFVEFFKNELFNESILLKGISGSIGAYIIFEFLRFASKLYFKKEALGKGDSKLVSMLGLWLGPVGVVLGIGIAYVIAAIFLLFAFKAKKIKKGSIIPFAPFLSCGGLLVWLFGNYSLVNLIYSLQL; via the coding sequence ATGCTTTTGACAATAAACATTTTTCAAAGTTTTCTAATAGGCATATGTATTGGGAGTTTTCTGAATGTAGTTATTTATAGACTGCCAGTTGGTCTTTCAATTATAAAACCAAGGAGTTTTTGCCCTAAATGTAAAAATAAAATACCATGGTCTTCAAATATACCTTTGCTAAGTTTCCTTTTTCAAAAAGGCAAATGTTCATTTTGTAATTCAAAAATAAGTTTTCAATATCCTTTGATAGAAATTATAACGGGAGTGCTTTTTATAATTTTTAGTTTTTCATCATCATATTTTTATTCTTTTACTTTATTTGTTCCTTTTGAGAATTTGTTTAATTGGACTTTTCTCTCTATTTTAATTGTTATTTCTTTTATTGATATCGAACATTTTTGGATTCCCCAAAGTCTTATAAACTTTGGTTATGTTACTGGGTTAATAAATTTATTATTTGTAGAATTTTTTAAAAATGAATTATTTAATGAAAGTATTCTATTAAAAGGTATCTCCGGCTCAATAGGAGCCTATATTATTTTTGAATTTTTACGATTTGCTTCAAAACTTTATTTTAAAAAAGAAGCATTAGGCAAAGGAGACTCGAAATTGGTCTCAATGTTGGGACTTTGGCTTGGACCGGTTGGAGTGGTATTAGGTATTGGAATAGCTTATGTAATAGCAGCTATATTTCTACTGTTCGCCTTCAAAGCTAAAAAAATCAAGAAAGGATCGATTATTCCATTCGCACCATTTCTATCTTGTGGTGGACTTTTGGTTTGGTTATTTGGTAATTATTCTTTGGTGAATTTAATTTATAGTCTTCAGTTGTAA